A genome region from Geodermatophilus bullaregiensis includes the following:
- a CDS encoding bifunctional [glutamine synthetase] adenylyltransferase/[glutamine synthetase]-adenylyl-L-tyrosine phosphorylase, translating to MTGTREVPYRARVRLARFGFLDAEKAALLLSDPVLGLWDLDRNEPADPEAAPVVSALARAGDPDLAVRSLSRLVEALDAADPTGASAAALLARLRGSGALRGRLLAVLGASAGLADHLAAHPGDWTVLDSEGRGPVRPTAQSLERQMLVAVGADPDDPPWGVRLGKAAPDASPQRVAALRLAYRRAVLSLAGRDLGEGLSAEDVAGELADVAAAVLTAGLAIAVAEQPGSAAPCRLSVIGLGKCGGRELNYISDVDVVFVAEPVDPSDPEAPAVQSATRVAAALMRICREAAWEVDAALRPEGRAGALVRTLANHAAYYRQWASTWEFQALLKMRPVAGDPDLGRAYVDELFPLVWQAGERPGFVGEVQAMRRRVEENIPPAQAERELKLGRGGLRDVEFAVQLLQLVHGRVDVRLRVGGTLPALGALVGGGYVGRDDGATLIASYRFLRTVEHRLQLLRLRRTHLLPTDEQQLRWLARSLGYKPDSRGGAVDVLRAELALHTREVRRLHEKLFYRPLLSAVAKVPPEAASLGSKAAGDWLRALGFADPDGALRHMAALSGGLSRSASMQKYLLPVVLQTLADCADPDAGLLAYRQVSEALGGNQWYLRLLRDEGQVAERLARLLGSSQYVTALLTRTPEALRILADDDELEPRGAEALAGAWRSAAGRAPDPQAGIRVLRALRRTELLRIAAADLLGRLDVVRVGQALTDVAVATLQAGLDVAVSAWAREAGTAVADVPVELAVIGMGRLGGGEMGYGSDADVLFVHRARAGAEEGRAGQAANAVAHTLRRLLGEPAPDPAFEVDADLRPEGRQGALVRSLDAFREYYERWVSVWEVQALLRATPVAGSPGLGADFVEMVDQIRYPAGGLTDAQVAEIRRIKARVERERLPRGADPATHTKLGRGGLADVEWTVQLLQLQHAADVPALRRPSTVDVLAELSAHGLLATEQAEALREAWELATRARNAVFLVRGRPSDQLPRPGVELAGVARASGAGPDVDPGQFLDDYRRTTRHARTVVEQVFYGRPAG from the coding sequence GTGACCGGGACCCGGGAGGTGCCCTACCGGGCGCGGGTGCGGCTGGCCCGCTTCGGCTTCCTCGACGCCGAGAAGGCGGCCCTGCTGCTGTCGGACCCGGTGCTGGGGCTGTGGGACCTCGACCGCAACGAGCCCGCCGACCCCGAGGCCGCCCCGGTCGTCTCCGCGCTGGCCCGCGCCGGCGACCCCGACCTCGCCGTCCGCTCGCTGTCCCGCCTGGTCGAGGCGCTCGACGCCGCCGATCCCACCGGCGCCTCGGCCGCCGCGCTGCTGGCGCGGCTGCGCGGCTCGGGGGCGCTGCGCGGCCGGCTGCTGGCCGTGCTGGGCGCCAGCGCGGGCCTGGCCGACCACCTCGCCGCCCACCCCGGCGACTGGACCGTCCTCGACTCCGAGGGCCGCGGCCCCGTGCGGCCCACCGCGCAGTCGCTGGAGCGGCAGATGCTGGTGGCCGTCGGCGCCGACCCCGACGACCCGCCGTGGGGCGTCCGGCTGGGCAAGGCCGCGCCCGACGCCTCGCCGCAGCGGGTGGCGGCACTGCGGCTGGCCTACCGCCGCGCCGTCCTGTCGCTGGCCGGCCGCGACCTCGGCGAGGGCCTGTCGGCCGAGGACGTCGCCGGGGAGCTCGCCGACGTCGCCGCCGCGGTGCTCACCGCCGGGCTGGCGATCGCCGTCGCCGAGCAGCCCGGGAGCGCCGCCCCCTGCCGGCTGTCGGTGATCGGCCTGGGCAAGTGCGGCGGCCGCGAGCTGAACTACATCAGCGACGTCGACGTCGTCTTCGTCGCCGAGCCGGTCGACCCGAGCGACCCCGAGGCCCCCGCGGTGCAGAGCGCCACCCGCGTGGCCGCCGCGCTCATGCGCATCTGCCGGGAGGCCGCGTGGGAGGTCGACGCGGCGCTGCGGCCCGAGGGCAGGGCCGGCGCGCTGGTGCGCACGCTGGCCAACCACGCCGCCTACTACCGGCAGTGGGCCAGCACCTGGGAGTTCCAGGCGCTGCTCAAGATGCGGCCGGTCGCCGGCGACCCCGACCTCGGCCGGGCCTACGTCGACGAGCTGTTCCCGCTGGTGTGGCAGGCCGGCGAGCGGCCCGGCTTCGTCGGCGAGGTGCAGGCCATGCGCCGCCGCGTGGAGGAGAACATCCCGCCCGCGCAGGCCGAGCGGGAGCTCAAGCTCGGCCGCGGCGGGCTGCGCGACGTCGAGTTCGCCGTCCAGCTGCTGCAGCTGGTGCACGGCCGGGTCGACGTGCGGCTGCGCGTCGGCGGCACGCTGCCGGCGCTGGGCGCGCTGGTCGGCGGCGGCTACGTCGGCCGCGACGACGGCGCCACGCTCATCGCCTCCTACCGCTTCCTGCGCACCGTGGAGCACCGGCTGCAGCTGCTGCGGCTGCGGCGCACCCACCTGCTGCCCACCGACGAGCAGCAGCTGCGCTGGCTGGCCCGCTCGCTGGGCTACAAGCCCGACTCCCGCGGGGGAGCCGTCGACGTGCTGCGCGCCGAGCTCGCGCTGCACACCCGCGAGGTGCGCCGGCTGCACGAGAAGCTCTTCTACCGGCCGCTGCTGTCGGCCGTGGCCAAGGTGCCGCCGGAGGCCGCCTCGCTGGGCAGCAAGGCGGCCGGCGACTGGCTGCGCGCGCTCGGCTTCGCCGACCCCGACGGCGCGCTGCGGCACATGGCGGCGCTGTCCGGCGGGCTGTCGCGGTCGGCGTCGATGCAGAAGTACCTGCTGCCGGTGGTGCTGCAGACCCTCGCCGACTGCGCCGACCCCGACGCGGGGCTGCTGGCCTACCGGCAGGTGAGCGAGGCCCTCGGCGGCAACCAGTGGTACCTGCGGCTGCTGCGCGACGAGGGGCAGGTGGCCGAGCGGCTGGCCCGGCTGCTCGGCTCCAGCCAGTACGTGACCGCGCTGCTGACCCGCACCCCCGAGGCGCTGCGGATCCTCGCCGACGACGACGAGCTCGAGCCGCGCGGCGCCGAGGCCCTGGCCGGCGCGTGGCGGTCGGCCGCCGGGCGGGCGCCGGACCCGCAGGCCGGCATCCGCGTGCTGCGCGCCCTGCGCCGCACCGAGCTGCTGCGGATCGCCGCGGCCGACCTGCTCGGCCGCCTCGACGTCGTCCGGGTGGGGCAGGCGCTCACCGACGTCGCCGTCGCCACGCTGCAGGCCGGTCTCGACGTCGCGGTCTCCGCCTGGGCGCGCGAGGCCGGCACCGCCGTCGCCGACGTGCCCGTGGAGCTGGCCGTCATCGGCATGGGCCGGCTCGGCGGCGGCGAGATGGGCTACGGCTCCGACGCCGACGTGCTGTTCGTCCACCGGGCGCGCGCCGGCGCGGAGGAGGGGCGGGCGGGGCAGGCGGCCAACGCCGTCGCGCACACGCTGCGCCGGCTGCTCGGCGAGCCGGCCCCCGACCCCGCCTTCGAGGTCGACGCCGACCTGCGGCCCGAGGGCCGGCAGGGCGCGCTGGTGCGCAGCCTCGACGCCTTCCGCGAGTACTACGAGCGCTGGGTGTCGGTGTGGGAGGTGCAGGCGCTGCTGCGGGCGACGCCGGTGGCCGGCAGTCCCGGGCTGGGCGCGGACTTCGTCGAGATGGTCGACCAGATCCGCTATCCGGCCGGCGGCCTCACCGACGCGCAGGTCGCCGAGATCCGCCGCATCAAGGCGCGGGTCGAGCGCGAGCGGCTGCCCCGCGGCGCCGACCCCGCCACCCACACCAAGCTCGGCCGCGGCGGACTGGCCGACGTCGAGTGGACCGTCCAGCTCCTGCAGCTCCAGCACGCGGCCGACGTGCCCGCGCTGCGCCGGCCCTCCACCGTCGACGTGCTGGCCGAGCTGTCCGCGCACGGGCTGCTGGCGACCGAGCAGGCCGAGGCGCTGCGCGAGGCGTGGGAGCTGGCCACCCGGGCGCGCAACGCGGTCTTCCTGGTCCGGGGCCGGCCCAGCGACCAGCTGCCCCGGCCGGGCGTGGAGCTGGCCGGCGTGGCCCGGGCCAGCGGCGCCGGCCCCGACGTCGACCCCGGGCAGTTCCTCGACGACTACCGGCGCACCACCCGGCACGCCCGGACGGTGGTCGAGCAGGTCTTCTACGGCCGGCCCGCCGGCTGA
- a CDS encoding glutamine synthetase family protein, with product MDRQQEFVLRTLEERDIRFVRLWFTDVSGYLKAVAVAPAEIEAAFAEGIGFDGSAIEGFARVYESDMLAKPDPATFQVMPSSKGRSSDTARMFCDITLPDGSPSWADPRHVLRRALSKAAEMGFTFYTHPEVEFFLLKDLPTDGRPPEPADTGGYFDLSTHNVAHDFRREAVFALEAMGISVEFSHHEVAPGQQEIDLRYADALSMADNVMTLRHVVREVALAQDVHATFMPKPFTELAGSAMHTHVSLFEGDRNAFHDASDPSRLSATGRQFVAGLLTHAREYTAVTNQTVNSYRRLLAGTEAPTAATWGRANRSALVRLPSYKPNKGQSARVEVRSPDSACNPYLTFAVLLAAGLRGIEKGYELPPEAEDDVWSLTDTERRAAGYEDLPVSLGEALTAMQGSELVAETLGEHVFEFFLRNKWEEFNSYRQNVTPFELKRYLPGL from the coding sequence ATGGACCGACAGCAGGAGTTCGTCCTGCGCACCCTCGAGGAACGCGACATCCGCTTCGTGCGGCTGTGGTTCACCGACGTCTCGGGCTACCTCAAGGCGGTCGCCGTCGCACCGGCGGAGATCGAGGCGGCCTTCGCCGAGGGCATCGGCTTCGACGGCTCGGCGATCGAGGGCTTCGCGCGCGTCTACGAGTCGGACATGCTCGCCAAGCCCGACCCCGCCACCTTCCAGGTGATGCCGTCGAGCAAGGGGCGGAGCAGCGACACCGCGCGGATGTTCTGCGACATCACGCTGCCGGACGGGTCGCCGTCGTGGGCCGATCCGCGGCACGTGCTGCGCCGGGCGCTGTCGAAGGCCGCCGAGATGGGGTTCACCTTCTACACCCACCCCGAGGTCGAGTTCTTCCTGCTCAAGGACCTGCCCACCGACGGCCGCCCGCCGGAGCCGGCCGACACCGGCGGCTACTTCGACCTGTCGACGCACAACGTGGCGCACGACTTCCGCCGCGAGGCGGTCTTCGCGCTCGAGGCGATGGGCATCTCGGTGGAGTTCAGCCACCACGAGGTGGCGCCCGGCCAGCAGGAGATCGACCTGCGCTACGCCGACGCGCTGTCGATGGCCGACAACGTGATGACGCTGCGGCACGTCGTCCGGGAGGTCGCGCTCGCCCAGGACGTGCACGCCACCTTCATGCCCAAGCCGTTCACCGAGCTGGCCGGCTCGGCGATGCACACCCACGTCTCGCTGTTCGAGGGCGACCGCAACGCCTTCCACGACGCGTCGGACCCCTCGAGGCTGTCGGCGACCGGCCGCCAGTTCGTCGCCGGGCTGCTCACCCACGCCCGCGAGTACACCGCCGTCACCAACCAGACGGTCAACTCCTACCGGCGGCTGCTGGCCGGCACCGAGGCGCCGACGGCGGCCACCTGGGGCCGGGCCAACCGCTCGGCGCTGGTGCGGCTGCCGTCGTACAAGCCGAACAAGGGCCAGTCGGCGCGGGTCGAGGTGCGCTCCCCCGACTCCGCGTGCAACCCCTACCTCACCTTCGCCGTCCTGCTGGCCGCCGGGCTGCGCGGCATCGAGAAGGGCTACGAGCTGCCGCCGGAGGCCGAGGACGACGTCTGGTCGCTCACCGACACCGAACGCCGCGCCGCCGGCTACGAGGACCTGCCGGTGTCCCTCGGCGAGGCGCTGACCGCGATGCAGGGCAGCGAGCTGGTGGCCGAGACGCTGGGCGAGCACGTCTTCGAGTTCTTCCTGCGCAACAAGTGGGAGGAGTTCAACTCCTACCGGCAGAACGTGACGCCCTTCGAGCTCAAGCGCTACCTGCCCGGGCTCTGA
- a CDS encoding iron-containing redox enzyme family protein, which yields MRLPEPRGPLSAALRDDLLAGAVSPATVDLAARTAETTADPLRDDDLQLALAVCYELHYRGFDDVDDALEWDPALLALRAHLERLHTAALQELTGPLTPTDEPIDAQLTALIAADDGPSLSRHMARHGTAEQWREYLTLRSVYHLKEGDPHTFAIPRLHGRAKAAMVEIQADEYGGGAPGRMHSELFAGMMRDLGLDATYGALWDDAPAVAFTSVNTMSLFGLHRRWRAAALGHLACVEMTSSEPSRRYSAGLRRLGHDESTTVFYDEHVEADAVHEQIASVDMCGSLVSEDPALTADVLFGAACSLALDGLAAGHLLGEWEAGRSALRGTAPLAA from the coding sequence ATGCGTCTGCCCGAGCCCCGGGGCCCCCTGAGCGCGGCCCTCCGCGACGACCTCCTCGCCGGTGCCGTCTCCCCCGCCACCGTCGACCTGGCCGCCCGCACGGCGGAGACCACCGCCGACCCCCTGCGCGACGACGACCTGCAGCTCGCGCTCGCGGTCTGCTACGAGCTGCACTACCGGGGGTTCGACGACGTCGACGACGCGCTCGAGTGGGATCCCGCCCTGCTCGCGCTGCGCGCGCACCTCGAGCGGCTGCACACCGCCGCCCTGCAGGAGCTGACCGGTCCCCTGACCCCGACGGACGAGCCGATCGACGCCCAGCTGACCGCGCTGATCGCGGCCGACGACGGCCCGTCGCTGTCGCGGCACATGGCCCGGCACGGCACCGCCGAGCAGTGGCGCGAGTACCTGACGCTGCGGTCGGTCTACCACCTCAAGGAGGGTGATCCGCACACCTTCGCCATCCCGCGGCTGCACGGCCGGGCCAAGGCGGCGATGGTGGAGATCCAGGCCGACGAGTACGGCGGCGGTGCCCCCGGGCGCATGCACAGCGAGCTGTTCGCCGGGATGATGCGCGACCTCGGCCTGGACGCCACCTACGGCGCCCTGTGGGACGACGCCCCCGCCGTCGCCTTCACGTCGGTGAACACCATGTCGCTGTTCGGCCTGCACCGGCGCTGGCGCGCCGCGGCGCTGGGCCACCTGGCCTGCGTGGAGATGACCTCGTCGGAGCCCAGCCGCCGCTACTCCGCGGGGCTGCGCCGCCTCGGGCACGACGAGTCCACGACCGTCTTCTACGACGAGCACGTGGAGGCCGACGCCGTCCACGAGCAGATCGCCTCGGTGGACATGTGCGGCTCGCTGGTGTCCGAGGACCCCGCGCTGACCGCGGACGTGCTCTTCGGCGCCGCCTGCTCGCTGGCCCTCGACGGGCTGGCCGCCGGCCACCTGCTGGGCGAGTGGGAGGCGGGGCGCTCCGCCCTGCGGGGCACCGCGCCGCTCGCCGCCTGA
- a CDS encoding SDR family oxidoreductase codes for MADLRDRVVLVTGGSAGIGRATVARLAGAGARVVTCARDGGRLAEAVAGLPGVTPVVADVADRTDRELLVRRAVEAHGRLDAVVLNAGLAHAALVEDTPGEAVERMVATNLTGVVELTRLALPHLLRQAAGSGRGDVLVVSSSAGLSQVPPLTVYSATKAGVQGFVSGLRREVTARGVRVHTVMPGPVATEWMARGHGSPPATDADARGRLTPGIAAERVAAAVTGCLTSYWSRSVAVPRVMGLARLGEVFPVNRVLDLVVSRQTDRIRAVSARMVAERTG; via the coding sequence ATGGCAGACCTCCGCGACCGCGTCGTCCTCGTCACCGGCGGCAGCGCCGGCATCGGCCGCGCCACCGTGGCCCGCCTCGCCGGCGCCGGCGCGCGGGTGGTCACCTGCGCCCGGGACGGCGGCCGGCTGGCCGAGGCGGTGGCCGGCCTGCCCGGCGTCACGCCGGTGGTCGCCGACGTCGCCGACCGCACCGACCGCGAGCTGCTGGTGCGGCGGGCGGTGGAGGCCCACGGCCGCCTCGACGCCGTCGTCCTCAACGCCGGGCTGGCCCACGCGGCGCTGGTCGAGGACACCCCCGGTGAGGCCGTGGAGCGGATGGTGGCCACCAACCTCACCGGCGTCGTCGAGCTGACCCGCCTGGCGCTGCCGCACCTGCTGCGCCAGGCGGCCGGGAGCGGGCGCGGCGACGTGCTCGTGGTCAGCTCGTCGGCCGGGCTGTCCCAGGTGCCGCCGCTGACGGTCTACTCGGCCACCAAGGCCGGGGTGCAGGGCTTCGTCTCCGGGCTGCGGCGCGAGGTGACCGCGCGCGGCGTCCGCGTGCACACCGTCATGCCGGGGCCGGTGGCCACCGAGTGGATGGCCCGCGGCCACGGCTCCCCACCGGCCACCGACGCCGACGCCCGCGGCCGCCTCACCCCCGGCATCGCGGCCGAGCGGGTGGCCGCGGCGGTCACCGGGTGCCTGACGTCGTACTGGTCGCGGTCGGTGGCGGTCCCGCGCGTCATGGGCCTGGCCCGGCTCGGCGAGGTGTTCCCGGTCAACCGGGTGCTCGACCTCGTGGTGTCGCGGCAGACCGACCGCATCCGGGCGGTCTCGGCGCGCATGGTGGCGGAGCGCACCGGCTGA
- a CDS encoding DUF1353 domain-containing protein codes for MPFDPPSAVLRTAGADGWTLVEPLSYVGERDRFVVPAGFRTDLATVPRPVLWLVPRSGRYTLAAVLHDWLCTVGIRTRAVTSRQADGIFRRVMREAGVPVLLRWLMWTGVRWGALADAERRPGWWISAPGVLAVSLLAAPLVLPSVVLVPGLLVYAAAERLVSGADWGRPWSRAARRPPDDEAAGHD; via the coding sequence GTGCCCTTCGACCCACCGTCGGCGGTCCTGCGCACCGCCGGCGCCGACGGCTGGACGCTGGTCGAGCCGCTGTCCTACGTCGGCGAGCGCGACCGCTTCGTCGTCCCCGCGGGCTTCCGCACCGACCTGGCCACCGTGCCGCGGCCGGTGCTGTGGCTGGTCCCCCGGTCGGGCCGCTACACGCTCGCGGCGGTGCTGCACGACTGGCTGTGCACCGTGGGCATCCGCACCCGCGCGGTGACCTCGCGGCAGGCCGACGGGATCTTCCGGCGGGTCATGCGCGAGGCCGGCGTGCCCGTCCTGCTGCGCTGGCTGATGTGGACCGGCGTCCGCTGGGGTGCCCTCGCCGACGCCGAGCGGCGGCCCGGCTGGTGGATCAGCGCGCCCGGCGTGCTGGCCGTCTCGCTGCTGGCCGCGCCGCTGGTGCTGCCGTCGGTGGTGCTGGTGCCCGGGCTGCTGGTCTACGCCGCCGCCGAGCGGCTGGTGTCCGGGGCGGACTGGGGACGGCCCTGGTCACGGGCTGCGCGACGCCCGCCGGACGACGAGGCTGCCGGACATGACTGA
- a CDS encoding methyl-accepting chemotaxis protein: protein MWRRTDQAPVSAVAPPPMPRDIETLEAVVAALDAGVRTPLDAHVAVVRTITEACGLHYGAVWAPTGSGSFTLAFETGPLAASAGAGWPGADRLPEATGGKAVRERRAVHLQSAPAARGADPRWQAAWAAGVREGCFIPAVDDGVVTAVVEYHSTRQLPFFGSRTEKWESIHRLFASMRAAALATAAQRETVDDRQAVTTVVKRLGEATDEASVLRTALETVRTAFGWAYGSFWALDEAEGVLRFRTESGSAGEEFRRVTLAASFAEGVGLSGRAWRQRDLVFVRDLAEVTDCVRAPAAQRAGVRSGVCFPVAAGGQVVGTMDFFVTETIDLSDSRASALRNVAQLVSQRLEGLRRAEADAQRSRELLDSVTRLREAASAAGQVADNAVAQASTMTSEVAALSEASTAIGEVIRIISGIADQTNLLALNATIEAARAGEAGRGFAVVASEVKDLARETAAATQRVSDQIAGIQASSEQVTAGIHATSEVIGRLDAVQARINDVLEEQVRMARSIDART, encoded by the coding sequence ATGTGGCGGCGCACCGACCAGGCTCCCGTGAGCGCGGTGGCGCCCCCGCCGATGCCGCGCGACATCGAGACCCTCGAGGCGGTGGTCGCCGCCCTCGACGCGGGGGTGCGCACGCCGCTGGACGCCCACGTGGCGGTGGTGCGCACGATCACCGAGGCCTGCGGCCTGCACTACGGCGCCGTGTGGGCACCCACGGGGAGCGGCTCGTTCACCCTCGCCTTCGAGACCGGGCCCCTGGCGGCCTCGGCCGGCGCCGGCTGGCCGGGCGCCGACCGGCTCCCCGAGGCGACCGGCGGCAAGGCGGTGCGCGAGCGGCGCGCCGTCCACCTCCAGAGCGCACCCGCGGCCCGCGGTGCCGACCCGCGCTGGCAGGCGGCGTGGGCGGCCGGCGTCCGGGAGGGGTGCTTCATCCCCGCGGTCGACGACGGGGTGGTCACCGCGGTCGTCGAGTACCACTCGACCCGGCAGCTGCCGTTCTTCGGCTCCCGGACCGAGAAGTGGGAGTCCATCCACCGGCTGTTCGCCTCGATGCGTGCGGCCGCGCTGGCGACGGCGGCGCAGCGCGAGACCGTCGACGACCGGCAGGCGGTCACCACCGTGGTCAAGCGGCTGGGCGAGGCGACCGACGAGGCCTCGGTCCTGCGGACCGCGCTGGAGACCGTGCGCACCGCCTTCGGCTGGGCCTACGGCTCGTTCTGGGCGCTCGACGAGGCCGAGGGCGTGCTGCGCTTCCGGACCGAGTCGGGCTCGGCGGGCGAGGAGTTCCGGCGGGTGACGCTGGCCGCCAGCTTCGCCGAGGGCGTCGGCCTGTCCGGCCGGGCCTGGCGCCAGCGCGACCTGGTGTTCGTGCGCGACCTCGCCGAGGTGACCGACTGCGTGCGCGCCCCCGCCGCCCAGCGGGCCGGCGTCCGGTCCGGGGTCTGCTTCCCGGTCGCCGCCGGCGGCCAGGTGGTCGGCACGATGGACTTCTTCGTCACCGAGACCATCGACCTGTCCGACTCGCGGGCCTCGGCGCTGCGCAACGTGGCCCAGCTGGTCTCCCAGCGGCTGGAGGGCCTGCGCCGGGCCGAGGCCGACGCGCAGCGCTCGCGCGAGCTGCTCGACAGCGTCACCCGGCTGCGCGAGGCGGCGTCGGCGGCCGGTCAGGTGGCCGACAACGCCGTCGCCCAGGCGTCCACGATGACCTCCGAGGTGGCGGCGCTCAGCGAGGCGTCGACGGCGATCGGCGAGGTCATCCGGATCATCTCCGGCATCGCGGACCAGACCAACCTGCTCGCGCTCAACGCCACCATCGAGGCCGCGCGGGCCGGTGAGGCCGGCCGCGGGTTCGCCGTCGTCGCCAGCGAGGTGAAGGACCTCGCCCGCGAGACCGCCGCGGCCACCCAGCGGGTGTCGGACCAGATCGCCGGCATCCAGGCCAGCAGCGAGCAGGTCACCGCCGGCATCCACGCCACCAGCGAGGTGATCGGCCGGCTCGACGCCGTCCAGGCGCGGATCAACGATGTCCTGGAGGAGCAGGTCCGGATGGCCCGCTCCATCGACGCCCGGACCTGA
- a CDS encoding type 1 glutamine amidotransferase — MPDRPRLLVVVPSDTAPPARLGEWLTAAGLELDERHLDAGDAVPADLADHDGLLVTGGPQSSLDDNATSGLGPVRALLARALADDAPTLAVCLGAQLMAQAGGGRVRVGSEGPEVGAALVARRDAAERDPLFAPVPLSPDVVQWHHDEISQLPPGATLLASSPLYVHQAFRVGRACYALQFHVETSPDVVRRWAQDDPVGVAATPFDAATVAERAAAVHPDVEEVWAPFAGRFADLVRAARTTRV; from the coding sequence GTGCCGGACCGCCCCCGCCTGCTCGTCGTCGTCCCGAGCGACACCGCGCCGCCCGCCCGGCTGGGGGAGTGGCTGACGGCGGCCGGCCTCGAGCTCGACGAGCGGCACCTCGACGCCGGCGACGCCGTCCCCGCCGACCTCGCCGACCACGACGGCCTGCTGGTGACGGGCGGCCCCCAGTCGAGCCTGGACGACAACGCCACCAGCGGGCTGGGCCCGGTGCGGGCGCTGCTCGCCCGGGCGCTGGCCGACGACGCGCCGACCCTGGCCGTCTGCCTCGGTGCCCAGCTGATGGCGCAGGCCGGCGGCGGGCGGGTGCGGGTCGGCAGCGAGGGGCCCGAGGTCGGCGCCGCGCTGGTGGCCCGTCGCGACGCCGCCGAGCGCGACCCGCTGTTCGCCCCGGTCCCGCTGAGCCCGGACGTCGTCCAGTGGCACCACGACGAGATCTCCCAGCTGCCGCCGGGCGCCACCCTGCTGGCCAGCAGCCCGCTGTACGTCCACCAGGCCTTCCGAGTCGGCCGCGCCTGCTACGCGCTGCAGTTCCACGTCGAGACCAGCCCCGACGTCGTCCGCCGCTGGGCGCAGGACGACCCGGTGGGCGTCGCCGCCACCCCGTTCGACGCCGCCACCGTCGCCGAGCGCGCCGCCGCGGTGCACCCCGACGTCGAGGAGGTCTGGGCGCCGTTCGCCGGGCGCTTCGCCGACCTCGTGCGCGCTGCCCGCACGACGCGGGTCTGA
- a CDS encoding 5-methyltetrahydropteroyltriglutamate--homocysteine S-methyltransferase: protein MTDASGPPFRADHVGSLLRPPALLEARDRHAAGEIDDAELRGIEDAAIADVVRLQGDVGLRTATDGEFRRASWHMDFIYAIDGISKVTGQDIVVHFRNADGTIDFTPAGLHVDGPLSIGEPIFGPDLAYLQSVVGEGQTAKLTIPSPSMVHYRGGAAAIDPAVYPDEDAFWDALSAAYAAQVRGVAAMGCRYLQLDDTSLAYLNDPAQRAELAAQGRDAEHQHERYIRQINAALAGRPESLTVTTHMCRGNFRSSWVAEGGYDFVAEALFGGLEVDGFFLEYDDARSGGFEPLRFVPPGKRVVLGLVTTKRPELESKDDLKRRIDEAARYVPLEQLALSPQCGFSSTVEGNALTRDEQVAKLALVVETAQEVWG from the coding sequence ATGACTGACGCCTCCGGCCCGCCCTTCCGCGCCGACCACGTCGGCAGCCTGCTGCGCCCGCCCGCGCTGCTCGAGGCGCGCGACCGGCACGCCGCCGGGGAGATCGACGACGCCGAGCTGCGCGGGATCGAGGACGCCGCGATCGCCGACGTCGTCCGGCTGCAGGGCGACGTCGGCCTGCGCACCGCCACCGACGGCGAGTTCCGCCGCGCCTCGTGGCACATGGACTTCATCTACGCCATCGACGGCATCAGCAAGGTGACCGGCCAGGACATCGTCGTCCACTTCAGGAACGCCGACGGGACGATCGACTTCACCCCGGCCGGACTGCACGTGGACGGACCGCTGTCGATCGGGGAGCCGATCTTCGGCCCCGACCTGGCGTACCTGCAGTCGGTGGTGGGGGAGGGGCAGACGGCGAAGCTGACCATCCCCTCGCCGTCGATGGTCCACTACCGCGGCGGTGCCGCGGCGATCGACCCGGCCGTCTACCCCGACGAGGACGCCTTCTGGGACGCGCTGTCGGCCGCCTACGCCGCGCAGGTGCGCGGCGTCGCCGCGATGGGCTGCCGGTACCTGCAGCTCGACGACACCAGCCTGGCCTACCTCAACGACCCGGCCCAGCGCGCGGAGCTGGCCGCGCAGGGCCGCGACGCCGAGCACCAGCACGAGCGCTACATCCGCCAGATCAACGCCGCGCTGGCCGGCCGCCCGGAGAGCCTCACGGTCACCACGCACATGTGCCGGGGCAACTTCCGCTCCTCCTGGGTGGCCGAGGGCGGTTACGACTTCGTCGCCGAGGCGCTGTTCGGCGGCCTGGAGGTCGACGGGTTCTTCCTCGAGTACGACGACGCCCGCTCCGGTGGCTTCGAGCCGCTGCGCTTCGTGCCGCCGGGCAAGCGGGTCGTCCTGGGCCTGGTGACGACGAAGCGGCCGGAGCTGGAGAGCAAGGACGACCTCAAGCGGCGCATCGACGAGGCCGCGCGGTACGTGCCGCTCGAGCAGCTCGCGCTCTCGCCGCAGTGCGGGTTCTCCTCGACCGTCGAGGGCAACGCGCTCACCCGCGACGAGCAGGTCGCCAAGCTGGCGCTGGTGGTCGAGACCGCCCAGGAGGTCTGGGGCTGA
- a CDS encoding CDGSH iron-sulfur domain-containing protein — protein sequence MSPALPADDPTDETPTDPAADGAATITPYRDGPLIVRGDFRLVDQDGTEIDPGRRTVALCRCGKSGIKPFCDGTHKRSGFSAPSAPSRPRPAAAIRRQGDPPA from the coding sequence GTGAGCCCAGCCCTGCCCGCCGACGACCCGACCGACGAGACGCCGACCGACCCGGCGGCCGACGGCGCCGCCACCATCACGCCCTACCGCGACGGGCCGCTGATCGTGCGCGGCGACTTCCGGCTGGTCGACCAGGACGGCACCGAGATCGACCCCGGGCGCAGGACGGTGGCGCTGTGCCGCTGCGGCAAGTCCGGCATCAAGCCGTTCTGCGACGGCACCCACAAGCGCTCGGGCTTCTCCGCGCCGAGCGCGCCGAGCCGGCCGCGCCCGGCCGCGGCGATCCGCCGGCAGGGCGACCCCCCGGCCTGA